The Acomys russatus chromosome 3, mAcoRus1.1, whole genome shotgun sequence genome has a window encoding:
- the LOC127186741 gene encoding olfactory receptor 734: MESVNDTTVAEFVLTGLSQTREVQLVLFVIFLSFYLFILPVNVLIICTIRLDPHLSSPMYFLLANLAFLDIWYSSITAPKMLVDFFVERKIISFGGCIAQLFFLHFVGASEMFLLTVMAFDRYAAICRPLHYATIMNRRLCCILVALSWTGGFVHSIIQVALIVRLPFCGPNELDNYFCDITQVVRIACANTFLEELVMIFSSGLISVVCFIALLMSYAFLLAMLKKHSGSGESTSRAISTCYSHITIVVLMFGPSIYIYARPFDSFSLDKVVSVFHTVIFPLLNPIIYTLRNKEVKAAMKKLMNRYIFCKGK; the protein is encoded by the coding sequence ATGGAGTCTGTAAATGATACCACCGTGGCAGAATTTGTTCTCACTGGTCTGTCTCAGACTCGGGAAGTGCAGCTAGTgttgtttgttatatttttatccttttactTATTCATACTCCCGGTGAACGTCCTTATTATCTGTACCATCAGGCTTGATCCTCATCTGAGTTCTCCCATGTATTTCCTGCTGGCTAATCTAGCCTTTCTTGATATTTGGTACTCCTCCATCACAGCGCCTAAGATGCTTGTAGACTTCTTTGTGGAAAGGAAGATAATTTCCTTTGGTGGGTGCATTGCTCAGCTCTTCTTCTTGCACTTTGTTGGGGCCTCTGAGATGTTCCTGCTCACAGTGATGGCGTTCGACCGCTATGCTGCTATCTGCCGCCCTCTCCACTATGCTACCATCATGAACCGACGCCTCTGCTGTATCTTAGTGGCTCTCTCCTGGACAGGGGGCTTCGTTCATTCCATAATACAGGTGGCTCTCATTGTTCGACTCCCATTTTGTGGGCCGAATGAATTAGACAATTATTTCTGTGACATCACACAGGTTGTCCGGATTGCCTGTGCCAATACTTTCCTGGAGGAGTTAGTCATGATCTTCAGCAGCGGCCTGATCTCCGTGGTGTGCTTCATTGCTCTGCTAATGTCCTATGCCTTCCTTCTGGCCATGCTCAAGAAGCACTCAGGTTCAGGTGAGAGCACCAGCAGGGCTATATCCACCTGCTATTCCCACATCACCATAGTGGTGCTAATGTTTGGACCCTCCATCTACATTTATGCTCGCCCATTTGACTCGTTTTCTCTAGATAAAGTGGTATCTGTGTTTCATACTGTGATATTCCCTTTACTCAACCCCATCATCTATACACTGAGAAACAAGGAAGTGAAGGCAGCTATGAAGAAACTGATGAATAGATATATTTTTTGTaaaggaaagtga